GGGAGCGCGTCGTAACCGTCGCGCGCAATCCAGTCATTCCCTTCGACCCGATACACACCGACGCGCGCGATGGAGACCCACAGCGCCCCCGCCTTGTCCATGGCCATCGCTTGAATCTCGCCGGAACCGGCGCCGGGAGATTTGAGAGCCTTCGGCGGCTCGATGGAATGCCACCGCCCTTGCCGCAGATGCCGGATCTGGTTTCGCGTGCCGATCCACAGGTCGCCGAGCGGGTCTGTGTAGAAACAGGTGAACCAGGCATCCGGCGCTTTTCCCGGCGGAGGATCGGCCGGCATCGCCCTTCCCGAGTCGCGTGCAATCCTGAAAAGATCCTTCCGGGCGGCACCGAACCAGACGCCATCACCGGCAGGGGCTATCACTGCGGGCCCGACAGCGACTCTAACCACTGCCGGTTCGCGCAGCATGACGAGCCCAGCGGAAGTACCCAGCCAGATATTTCCCTCCAGATCCTCGAGGGCGGTATTTGTATAGGAGCTTGCCTGGGGCGGTGTCGCCGAAGCCAGTTCGTCCCCGCGGATTTCGCTCATTGCGGAATCCGACAGCCTCAAACGGCGTACACGCTTGTTCGTCACCAGCCAGTAGTAGCCATGGCGATCGAAGAGACCCATCGAAAAATCCTCTGCCGCGCTACCGCTTCCCAGCTTTATGCGCGTGGTTCTATCTTTGGTCGGAGCGCGCAGTGAGATCGTGTCTTCGGAATCCTGCGATAACACCCACACGGTGCCGTCTGGCGATCGGTTGAGGCTTGACCGCGTATTGGTGTCCGGAAGCACCACACCTATCTCTTCGAAACGACGCGTGCCCGGCCGAAGCGTGACGACGGCGCGACCCGAGATCGCCCAAAGACCACCCTCTCCGTCTGCGAGGCCCCAGTCGAGGCGCCTGGGTGCATTCCATGTCGCGTCGGGCGCGACCCACTTTCCATCGTGCAGGTAGAAGAACCCGCGCGTAGTGCCCGCCCATAACCTGCCCGCGGCGTCCTTCACGAAATACAGCACGGATCCGCGCGGCAGTCCTTCAGCTTGGGAGTAGTGCGTGATCTGGCCGTCCCGGATGAATGTCGCACCCCCGAAGCCGTAGCCCACCCAGAGCCCTCCATCCGGAGGCGCCCACAGCGCAAAGATGTTGCTGGACAGCTGTTTATCGCCGAAGCCGACACGCTCGAACTGGACGCCGTCGAACCGGAACAGTCCGGTCGTCGAGCCCACCCATAGATAGCCGTCGGCGGATTGCGCCATCGCCTGGATGCCGGTGGGAGCACCGTCCCGGGCGGTCCACTCGGTGGAATAGAGCTGGTCGACTGCCACTTCCGGCGGCCCCGCGCGCAGCGGGGCACACAGCAGCAACGCGGCGAGTGGCAACAGAAAAACCCGCAACGCGCGGCGTGAGGAACGTGGCATAGGTCCCTGGCTGTTCTGGTCTTCGCGGGCACCTCACAAGGTCACACGCAATCCCAGCTTCGGCCCTTTGCCGGCCGCGGTCAATTATGGGATTCGTCAACTTTGTTGCCGACGCATCCTCACTACTCATGCCAGCGCCGACCGGCGGCGCAATCACGCACGCATTTTTGCAGCGCCTGCTTCCGTGCCCGCGCAACCAAACAGGTCGGCCTGTGCGGTTTCGAGCGCAAGCAGCCTGGCCTTGTTTTCCAGACCGCCGCCGAAACCGGTCAACGTTCCGTTCGATCCGATCACGCGATGACAGGGGGCAACGATGGAGATCGGGTTTCTGCCGTTGGCCGCGCCGACCGCGCGTATGGCCGTGGGATGTCCGATGAGCGTCGCGACCTGGGCGTAAGTCCGCGTCTCCCCGTAAGGAATCGTCAGCAGCGCCGACCATACCTGGCGCTGAAAATCCGTGCCGTGAAAGTCCAGCACCAGATCGAATGCCCGGCGCTCGCCACCGAAGTACTCGCGCAGTTGGCGTTCGGTTTCCGTGAGCACAGGATGCGCGCCCGCTGTGACTACCGCACCGGACCGCAAATGAAGTCCCGGTTCGTCGCGCCAGAGGATGGCGGCGAGCCCCGCATCGCTCGCAAACAACCGCAGCTCGCCCACGGGCGATTCGATCGACTTGCGAACATAGCAATGGTGGGCAGGTACCGGCATCGCGGACGGAAGCATACACGCGCGCCCGCAGCACCATGACCTGTCCCCGCGCGTGACCACAGCGGCAATCTGACTTAGATTGCGTCACCGTTTTCTGCTGGCCGGGGGAGGCATGGACTTTAAACGCGCCGGCGCACTCGCCGCCTGGCTGCTCGCATCGATCGGCATGGCGCAGGCAGACAGCGACTGGCCCGCTTACGGCGGCGATGCCTCGAAAATGCGCCACTCGCCGCTGACGCAGATCAATCGCGGCAACGTCAAACAACTCGCGCTCGCCTGGAGCTACGACACGGGCGAGAAAGGCGACACGCAGACGCAGCCCATCGTGATCGGGCGCGTGTTGTACGGATATTCGCCGACACACAAGGCGTTCGCCCTCGACGCGGTCACCGGCAAACAACTCTGGATGTTCGATTCGGGCATCGCCGGAGTGGGCGCGAATCGCGGCCTCATGTACTGGTCCGATGGAAAACAGGCGCGTGTATTCGCGGCAGTCGACAATTTCATCTACGCGCTCGACGCCGCCAGCGGCCAACCTATCGAAGGCTTCGGCAAAGCCGGCCGCATCGACCTGCGCGAGAACCTCGGCCGCGATCCCGCATCGCAATCCGTCCGGCTCACGAGTCCGGGCGTCATCTTCGAAGACCTCATGATCGTTGGCGGACGAGTCGGCGAAAATCTGCCCGCCTCTCCCGGCCACGTGCGCGCGTATGACGTCAAAAGCGGCGCGTTGCGCTGGACCTTCCGCACCATTCCGCAATCCGGCGAACCGGGTTACGAAACCTGGCCCGGGGATGCGTGGCAGTACACCGGCGGCGTAAACAGCTGGCCGGGCATGACCCTCGACGCCAGGCGCGGCGTCGTGTTCGTTCCAACCGGGTCGGCGGCCTCGGACTTCTACGGTGGCAATCGCAAGGGCGACAATCTGTACGCGAACTGCCTGCTCGCGCTCGATGCCGCCACCGGCAAACTGCGCTGGCATTTCCAGTTCGTGAAACACGACGTGCTGGACCGGGACTTGCCCACGGCCCCCACACTGGTCACGCTGCGCTTGAAGGGAAAAGCTGTCGATGTATTGGTGCAGACGACCAAGCAAGGTTTCGTCTTCGTCCTCGATCGCGACACCGGCAAGCCGGTATTTCCGCTCGAAGAAGTGGCCGCGCCGGTTTCGGACGTGCCCGGTGAGGTGTCCCATCCGTCCTATCTACGCCCGGCGTCGCCCGCTCCGTACGCGCGGCAACGCCTGACCGCGAACGACCTCACCACCCGCACGCCGGAGGCTAACAGCTGGGCGCGCGCGCAATTCGCGCAGCTCCTGAGCGACGGCCCGTTCAAGCCGCTCAGCGTCGGGGTCGACTCGACTATCTACCCCGGATTCGATGGCGGCGCCGAATGGGGTGGCCCGGCATACGACCCCGACACGGGCCTGCTGTACGTGAACGCCAATGAAATGGCGTGGCTCGGATCGCTCGCGCCGAACGACACGGGCCGTAGCAGCGGCAAGTCCATCTACCTGCGCGACTGCGCGGCCTGCCATGGCGACAACGGCCAGGGTTCGCCGCCGCAATTTCCCTCGTTGACCAACATCGGCGATCGCCTGCCGGCAGATCAATTCGCCGAACGGGTGCGCAAGGGCGGTGGCCGCATGCCGGCGTTTCCCAATCTGCAGGATGAGGCGTTGCACGCGATCAACACGTTCCTGACGAGCGGCGCCGACATTCCGGCCGGAGCGGCCGATACGTCGCCCGCCAACCAGGAATACCGCTTCACCGGCTACCGTCGCTGGCTGGATCCGCAAGGATATCCGGCGGTCGGTTTGCCCTGGGGCACGCTGAACGCGATCGAACTGGCGACCGGTAAGTACATCTGGCGCATCCCATTCGGCGAATTTCCCGAGCTCGCCGCGCGCGGCATGAAGGACACCGGCAGCGAAAACTACGGTGGCCCGCTCGTGACCTCGGGCGGCCTGTTGTTCATCGGCGCGACGATTCACGACCGCAAGTTCCGCGCGTTCGACAAGCGCGATGGCACGCTGCTGTGGGAAGCGGCGCTGCCGTTTTCTGCTGACGCGACCCCCATCACCTATCAGATCGATGGACGTCAGTTCGTCGCAATCTTCGCCAGCGGTGGCAAGGAAAGGAGCGGTTCTGGCGGAGGTGTGTACCTGGCCTACGCGCTGCGCGCGACGAAGTCGATAGATACCGAATTGATGCAGTAACGCAGTCCGGTCGGCTCGGGCCCGTCCGCGAATACATGCCCGAGGTGCCCGTTGCAGCGCGCGCAATGCACCTCGATCCCGAACATGCGGCTGCCGCCCTCGGATTCGGCCACGTTCACTTTCGACAGCGGCTTCCAGAAGCTGGGCCAGCCCGTGCCCGAATCGAACTTGTACTTCGAATCGAACAACGTGGTCTCGCAGCAGATGCAGCGATACAGGCCGTCAGCGTGGTTGTCGTTGTACTTGCCCGTGAACGGCCGTTCCGTCCCGGCCTTGCGCGCCACGAGGAACGACAACTCGGAAAGTTGTTTGCGCCACTCGTCGTCCGATTTCACGACGCGCGGCACCTTGGCCGTGCCCGTGCTGACGCCGGCTGGCGAGAAGTTCTCGATGAGCACGTCGGCGGACAACACCGGCGCCTGGTCCGCCGCGCGCGCGCACGCCACCGTGCTCAGCGCCACCGGCACGGCCACCGCTCCCAACAGGAATCCACGCCGCGAACTACTGAAATCCTGCATGCCGTTTCCTCGCGTCTTCAACCGAAGGTGAACGAAAAAGCCTCGACGTGCGGATCGAGGAACTCGATGGTGAAATCATGTTCCTGCACACCGCCCTGCTGGCGGATGAGCTGGTACAGGCGCTGCTCGCGCACCACTCCCGCGCCGCTGGCATCGATGTCCATGCCGTGATCGGCACCGGGTGGTTTGCCGTCCAGCAACACGCGGAATCGCACCGGCTCGCCTTTCGGACCAGGACCCAGCACGAGGTGCAGGTCACGCGCCTTGAAACGAAACTTGATGCGGCCCGGCGCCGCCTGCAGCTGCGCCTTCTCGCGCGACACGAGCCAGCGTCCGGCCAACGCCCATTCGTTGAGCGCGATTTGCGCCGGCAGTTGATAGTCCTTCACCGCGTCGGGCTCGAACGAACCGGGCGATGTGAAATTCTCGCCGCGCGCGAAACCCAGGTAAGTTTCCGGCGACTCGATGTTCGCGACATCGGCGGCGGCGGTGACACCCTCGCCCGCGGCCGCGTCGACCGGCGGAGGAAGGTTCGCTACGCCGGCCTCGGTCAACAAGGCACGGATCGTGTGTTCCGACTCCGCATATTTGCCCTCGCCATAGTGATGGCCGCGAATCCTGCCTTCTGCGTCGATGAAATAGTGCGCGGGCCAGAAACGATTGTCGTACGCCTTCCAGATGGCGAAATCGTTGTCGAGGACCACGGGGTATTCGATGTGGAACTTCTGGATCGCCATGCGCACGTTGGCAGCGTCTTTCTCGAAGCCGAATTCAGGCGAATGAACACCGATGATCACGAGGCCGGAATCGCGATAACGCGCATACCAGGCGTTGATGTACGGCGTCGCGCGCAAACAGTTGATGCACGAGTAGGTCCAGAAATCGACCACCACCACCTTGCCGCGCAGGGCTTCGCGCGTCAGCGGCGCGGAGTTGATCCAGGTCGCGCCAGCGGGAAATTCCGGCATCTCGCGATCGGCTGGCGGGGAGCCAGGCGCGGGCGCCGTCACCGGCGCTGCCGCGGCGGCCACCGGTTTCCCGGATGAGTCACAGCCGCCGATCAGCGCGGCAACTCCGAACAGGGCCGCAGCGGCGAGACTGCGTTTGACGGCTGACGACATCACTTTGTGTTCGCGACCGTGACCGCCCGCGCGTTGTACATCGCGGGGAACAGGCGCTCGAAATTGCGCACCTTCGGCAGATCGTTGAAGACGATGTACGGATGAGCCGGGTGGTTCACGAGAAAGTCCTGGTGATAATCCTCGGCGGCATAAAACCCCTTGAGCGGATCGAGCTTCGTCACGATCGCGGCCGGATACACCTTGGCCGCGTTCAGCTGCGCAATGTAAGCCTGTGCGATCTCTCTTTGACGTTCGCTGCCGTAGAAAATCGCCGAGCGGTACTGCGAGCCGGAATCGGGCCCCTGCCGGTTGAGTTGCGTCGGATCGTGCGCCACGGAAAAGAAGATCTGCAGGATCTGGCCGTACGTGACTTTCGCAGGGTCGTAAACGATCTGCACGGATTCGGCGTGGCCCGTGTCGCCGCCACCCACCGTCCGATAATCCGCATCCGCCTTCGTGCCGCCGGAGTACCCGGACAACACGTTGCGCACACCGTTCAGATGTTGATAGACGCCCTGCACGCCCCAGAAGCAACCGCCCGCAATGACGGCGGTCTGAAGACCGCCCGCCGCGGGCTTGTCATCGACCAGCGGCGCGGGGATCTTCACCGCCGCTTCGCTGGCTTGTACGCCGATGCTGGATGTCGCGCAGAGCAGCAATGCCATGAGAGTCCGTTTCATCATTTCTCCTTCACCGTATACGCAGGAGACCCGGAAAACCGCTGCAATATTTCGCCGCGAGCTCGCATTCTGTCACCGCGTACAATCCGGCCTCCTCGCGTAAGACCAATTCACGGACCATAGATTCACCGGCCTTCTCTGGTTGATGGCGCTGCAGGAGAATCCCGTGCTGTATGCCGACTACTCTATCTGCGCGCCACGGTGACCGACGGTGCCAGGGTGTCGTTCAGCTACAGCACCGATGGCAGTTCGTTCAGCGCAAGATCGAGTAACCCGCGGTCACAGCTCGATGTCGGTCGCCAGCACGATCACGCCGCGCGTCGGCATGCGGAAGAACTCGGCGGCCTGTGCGCTGCGGCGCTGCAAGAACGCGAATGCACGCGCCTTGATGCCCGCGAGCCCGGGTCGGGGCCGCGCCCGAACCAGGTGCCACCCCAGGAAGAAAGAGGAGTCTTCTGCGAAAACGCACAGGCCTTGCCGCCGCGCATTGCGCAGTGTCTCGCCAACGTCCGGTGTCTCCATGAAACCGAAGCGCGCGCGCACGTCGTAGACCCCGGGGAAGATTTGCTCCACCAGGACCCGGCTCAAAGGATCGATACGCGGCACGCGCTGGATCTCGATGTGCAGGATGACGATCTGCTCGTGGTGCACCTTGTTGTGCTCGAGGTTGCGCAGCAGCGCGGTCGGCACGAAGCCGGATTGGCTGATCAGGAACACCGCGGTGCCGGGCACCTTGGCGGTCGGCGCCAGCAGTTCCGGCAGCTTCTTCACCGACACGGCGCGGTATTCCAGTTCCGCGCGCAGGCGTTGCCGCCCATCGCGCCAGGTGACGAATATGGCGAACATCACGGCCGCGAAGGCCAGCGGCACCCAGCCGCCAGTCGATATCTTGGTCATGCAGCCGGCGAGGAAGGCGAGATCGACCAGCAACAGCAGCCCGAACAGCGGCCCCACCTTCCACCAGGACCACTTCCACATCGAACGGGCGACCAGCACGCCTAACAAGGTGGTCACGAACATGGTGCCCATCACCGCCACGCCGTACGCAGAAGCGAGCGCCGCCGAGCTGCGGAACAGCAGCACGAACAGGATCACGGAAACGAACAGGAACATGTTGGCGGCGGGCACGAAGATCTGCCCCTGCGCTTCCTCAGAGGTCTGCATGACGCGCACGCGCGGCAGCAGGTCGAGTTGCACCGCCTCGCGGGTCAGCGAGAAGGCGCCCGAGATCACCGCCTGCGAGGCAATGACGGTCGCCGCCGTGGACAGCAGCACCAGCAGCGGCAGCGCGGCCTGGGGCGCCAGCGCATAAAACGGATTTGCGACGGCAGTGACGCTCTCCAGGATCAGCGCGCCCTGGCCGAAATAGTTGAGCACCAGCGCGGGCCACACCAGGATCAGCCAGCCCAGCCGCACCGGCCGCCGTCCGAAATGTCCCATGTCGGCGTACAGCGCCTCGCAACCGGTGACCGCGAGGATCACCGAGCCCAGGATGGCGAGACCGAGCGCCGGATGGTGGCCTAACAAACTCAGACCGTAGAGCGGATTCACGGCGAGCAGCACACTGGGTGCCCGGGCGATCGCCACCACGCCGAGCGCGGCCAGCGTCACGAACCAGATCACCATGATCGGACCGAACATCCGGCCGACGCGCTCCGTGCCGCGCCGCTGGATCGCGAACAGGATGACGATCACGCCGATCGTGACCGGCAGTACGGCCTTGGTGAATCCGGCATCCAGCAGCGACAGGCCTTCGACCGCGCTCAGTACGGAGACCGCCGGCGTGATCAACGCATCGCAGTAGAACAGCGCGGTGCCGAGCACGCCGAGCGCGACCGCATTACGCACCCACGGCGTCGCGGTGCCGAAATGCTTCTGCACCAGCGCGACCAGCGACAACACGCCACCCTCGCCCGCGTTGTCGGCGCGCATGATGATGCCGACATACTTGATCGTGACGACGATCAGCAGACTCCAGAAGATCATCGAGAGGATGCCGAGCACTTTCACGGCATCGCCCGGCACGAATTCCGCGGCGGACAGCGAAGCGTTGAACGCGTAGAGCGGACTGGTGCCGATGTCGCCGAAGACGACGCCGATGGCGCCGATGACCGCGGGACCCAAAGCCTGCTGGGACTTCATAAGAACCTGAAAAAACGACGGGCGCATTTTAGGCCCACTCACCCGGGATCGACCGCCCAGGGCCGCTTTTTTTCGGTACCCTCGTGCGTATGCCCGTGGAATTACACGAAACTTCACTCATTGCGCTGCTGGCGATCGGTTTCGTGCTTGCTTTGTTGTTCGGTTTGGTGGCCGCCGCGCTGCGTATCTCGCCGATCGTCGGCTACCTGCTCGCCGGAATCGCCGTCGGGCCCTTCACGCCCGGCTTCGTCGGCGACTCGGGCCTCGCAAGCCAGGTCGCCGAAATTGGCGTGATCCTGCTGATGTTCGGCGTCGGCCTGCATTTCTCGATCAAGGATCTGATGTCCGTGCGCTACATCGCGCTGCCGGGCGCCATCGCGCAGATCGTCACGGCCACGGCCATCGGCGCCGGCATGGCCCACCTGCTCGGCTGGAGTTTCGGCACGGGTCTCGTGTTCGGGTTGTCGCTGTCCGTGGCGAGCACCGTGGTGTTGCTGCGCGCGCTGGAGGAACGCAATGCGTTGCAGTCCTCCGAAGGCAAGATCGCCGTCGGCTGGTTGATCGTCGAGGATCTGGCCATGGTGCTGGCGCTGGTCATGCTGCCCGCGCTGGCAGAAACGCTCGGCGGAAACGCCGGTGTCATCGATCCACACGTCGGCTCCACCAACACCTGGCTCGCGTTGCTCATCACGCTCGCCAAAGTCGCGGTGTTCGTGGTGCTGGCGCTGGTCGTCGGCACGCGCGCCGTGCCATGGCTGCTGATGCACGTCACGCGGACCGGCTCGCGCGAGTTGTTCACGTTGTGCGTGCTGGCGATCGCACTGGGCATCGCATACGGATCTTCGGCGGCGTTCGGCGTGTCGTT
This sequence is a window from Pseudomonadota bacterium. Protein-coding genes within it:
- the msrB gene encoding peptide-methionine (R)-S-oxide reductase MsrB; this translates as MQDFSSSRRGFLLGAVAVPVALSTVACARAADQAPVLSADVLIENFSPAGVSTGTAKVPRVVKSDDEWRKQLSELSFLVARKAGTERPFTGKYNDNHADGLYRCICCETTLFDSKYKFDSGTGWPSFWKPLSKVNVAESEGGSRMFGIEVHCARCNGHLGHVFADGPEPTGLRYCINSVSIDFVARSA
- a CDS encoding thioredoxin family protein, with amino-acid sequence MSSAVKRSLAAAALFGVAALIGGCDSSGKPVAAAAAPVTAPAPGSPPADREMPEFPAGATWINSAPLTREALRGKVVVVDFWTYSCINCLRATPYINAWYARYRDSGLVIIGVHSPEFGFEKDAANVRMAIQKFHIEYPVVLDNDFAIWKAYDNRFWPAHYFIDAEGRIRGHHYGEGKYAESEHTIRALLTEAGVANLPPPVDAAAGEGVTAAADVANIESPETYLGFARGENFTSPGSFEPDAVKDYQLPAQIALNEWALAGRWLVSREKAQLQAAPGRIKFRFKARDLHLVLGPGPKGEPVRFRVLLDGKPPGADHGMDIDASGAGVVREQRLYQLIRQQGGVQEHDFTIEFLDPHVEAFSFTFG
- the msrA gene encoding peptide-methionine (S)-S-oxide reductase MsrA, which encodes MKRTLMALLLCATSSIGVQASEAAVKIPAPLVDDKPAAGGLQTAVIAGGCFWGVQGVYQHLNGVRNVLSGYSGGTKADADYRTVGGGDTGHAESVQIVYDPAKVTYGQILQIFFSVAHDPTQLNRQGPDSGSQYRSAIFYGSERQREIAQAYIAQLNAAKVYPAAIVTKLDPLKGFYAAEDYHQDFLVNHPAHPYIVFNDLPKVRNFERLFPAMYNARAVTVANTK
- a CDS encoding PQQ-binding-like beta-propeller repeat protein, whose amino-acid sequence is MDFKRAGALAAWLLASIGMAQADSDWPAYGGDASKMRHSPLTQINRGNVKQLALAWSYDTGEKGDTQTQPIVIGRVLYGYSPTHKAFALDAVTGKQLWMFDSGIAGVGANRGLMYWSDGKQARVFAAVDNFIYALDAASGQPIEGFGKAGRIDLRENLGRDPASQSVRLTSPGVIFEDLMIVGGRVGENLPASPGHVRAYDVKSGALRWTFRTIPQSGEPGYETWPGDAWQYTGGVNSWPGMTLDARRGVVFVPTGSAASDFYGGNRKGDNLYANCLLALDAATGKLRWHFQFVKHDVLDRDLPTAPTLVTLRLKGKAVDVLVQTTKQGFVFVLDRDTGKPVFPLEEVAAPVSDVPGEVSHPSYLRPASPAPYARQRLTANDLTTRTPEANSWARAQFAQLLSDGPFKPLSVGVDSTIYPGFDGGAEWGGPAYDPDTGLLYVNANEMAWLGSLAPNDTGRSSGKSIYLRDCAACHGDNGQGSPPQFPSLTNIGDRLPADQFAERVRKGGGRMPAFPNLQDEALHAINTFLTSGADIPAGAADTSPANQEYRFTGYRRWLDPQGYPAVGLPWGTLNAIELATGKYIWRIPFGEFPELAARGMKDTGSENYGGPLVTSGGLLFIGATIHDRKFRAFDKRDGTLLWEAALPFSADATPITYQIDGRQFVAIFASGGKERSGSGGGVYLAYALRATKSIDTELMQ
- a CDS encoding KUP/HAK/KT family potassium transporter, with translation MKSQQALGPAVIGAIGVVFGDIGTSPLYAFNASLSAAEFVPGDAVKVLGILSMIFWSLLIVVTIKYVGIIMRADNAGEGGVLSLVALVQKHFGTATPWVRNAVALGVLGTALFYCDALITPAVSVLSAVEGLSLLDAGFTKAVLPVTIGVIVILFAIQRRGTERVGRMFGPIMVIWFVTLAALGVVAIARAPSVLLAVNPLYGLSLLGHHPALGLAILGSVILAVTGCEALYADMGHFGRRPVRLGWLILVWPALVLNYFGQGALILESVTAVANPFYALAPQAALPLLVLLSTAATVIASQAVISGAFSLTREAVQLDLLPRVRVMQTSEEAQGQIFVPAANMFLFVSVILFVLLFRSSAALASAYGVAVMGTMFVTTLLGVLVARSMWKWSWWKVGPLFGLLLLVDLAFLAGCMTKISTGGWVPLAFAAVMFAIFVTWRDGRQRLRAELEYRAVSVKKLPELLAPTAKVPGTAVFLISQSGFVPTALLRNLEHNKVHHEQIVILHIEIQRVPRIDPLSRVLVEQIFPGVYDVRARFGFMETPDVGETLRNARRQGLCVFAEDSSFFLGWHLVRARPRPGLAGIKARAFAFLQRRSAQAAEFFRMPTRGVIVLATDIEL
- a CDS encoding methylated-DNA--[protein]-cysteine S-methyltransferase, whose protein sequence is MPVPAHHCYVRKSIESPVGELRLFASDAGLAAILWRDEPGLHLRSGAVVTAGAHPVLTETERQLREYFGGERRAFDLVLDFHGTDFQRQVWSALLTIPYGETRTYAQVATLIGHPTAIRAVGAANGRNPISIVAPCHRVIGSNGTLTGFGGGLENKARLLALETAQADLFGCAGTEAGAAKMRA